A genomic segment from Paenibacillus sp. FSL K6-1096 encodes:
- a CDS encoding DUF5345 family protein, whose protein sequence is MMMRFNSDEELLNKLSAELENLDRQYDDVTAPSLPELEQLIASEALRRSRRRRKELLLFILIALVLIVAVISILSSAPVVYLSLQVIFLLAALGIPGAAWIRRRREEAQP, encoded by the coding sequence ATGATGATGAGATTTAACAGTGATGAAGAACTTCTGAATAAGCTCTCGGCAGAGCTGGAGAATCTGGACAGACAGTATGACGATGTCACTGCCCCTTCCCTGCCGGAGCTGGAGCAGCTTATAGCGTCGGAAGCACTCCGCCGGAGCAGGCGGCGCCGTAAAGAGCTGCTGTTATTCATCCTGATCGCCCTGGTGCTGATTGTTGCTGTGATCTCCATTCTAAGCTCTGCACCGGTGGTGTACTTAAGCCTGCAGGTGATTTTCCTGCTGGCAGCGCTTGGCATCCCGGGAGCAGCATGGATCAGACGCCGGCGGGAGGAGGCGCAGCCGTGA
- a CDS encoding thioredoxin family protein, translating into MKQNVASKFGQGLTPRQFVEAMTKNQQAFESWYEKFAWEDESDREYFESLNHRDDLRVLILAADWCGDVVRNVPVVFRILETAGIKTEVLILEENQDLMDHFLTMGGRSVPIVIFADTGGYVLGQWGPRPAHVQSLMVEFKRENPDREAADYESKITEVRKAMGQAYGEGTESHAVIAKELRSLISGF; encoded by the coding sequence ATGAAGCAGAATGTAGCAAGCAAATTTGGCCAAGGCCTTACTCCGCGCCAGTTCGTGGAAGCCATGACGAAGAATCAGCAGGCTTTTGAATCGTGGTATGAGAAGTTTGCCTGGGAAGATGAGAGTGACCGTGAATACTTCGAGAGCCTGAATCACCGCGATGATCTGCGCGTGCTGATTCTGGCCGCTGACTGGTGCGGGGATGTGGTCCGCAATGTTCCGGTGGTCTTCCGCATTCTGGAGACGGCGGGCATCAAGACAGAAGTATTGATTCTCGAAGAGAATCAGGATCTGATGGATCATTTCCTGACGATGGGCGGACGTTCGGTTCCAATTGTTATTTTTGCCGATACCGGGGGCTATGTACTGGGGCAGTGGGGGCCGCGTCCGGCGCATGTGCAATCGCTGATGGTAGAGTTCAAGCGTGAGAATCCCGACCGCGAAGCCGCAGACTATGAGAGTAAAATCACCGAGGTGCGCAAAGCAATGGGCCAAGCCTACGGAGAAGGGACGGAATCACACGCGGTTATCGCCAAAGAGCTGCGCAGTCTGATCTCCGGGTTCTGA
- the sigY gene encoding RNA polymerase sigma factor SigY — MGDAMLEKISRAQQGDAAALAMLLREHYPFLYKYLVKATMDPLLAEELAQDTMLRCMEKIGTYNGSSKFSSWLITIASRLYIDRKRRWRREMKWKQEQAEQQGTRRIRWGFESRNMEWSDVLDAMSRLSSAHRMAVLLKHYYGYGYEEIGEMLDIPAGTAKSRVAAGLGQLRKELNDDEI, encoded by the coding sequence ATGGGCGACGCGATGCTGGAGAAGATCAGCCGGGCACAGCAGGGGGATGCTGCTGCGCTGGCTATGCTGCTGCGGGAGCACTATCCCTTCCTGTACAAGTATCTGGTGAAGGCCACTATGGACCCTCTGCTTGCGGAGGAGCTGGCCCAGGATACGATGCTCCGCTGTATGGAGAAGATCGGAACCTATAATGGGTCGTCCAAATTCTCTTCATGGCTGATTACGATCGCCAGCCGTCTGTACATTGACCGCAAGCGGCGCTGGCGGCGTGAGATGAAGTGGAAGCAGGAGCAGGCAGAGCAGCAGGGGACCCGCCGGATACGGTGGGGGTTCGAGAGCCGGAATATGGAGTGGAGCGATGTGCTTGATGCCATGTCGCGCCTGTCCTCAGCGCACCGGATGGCGGTTCTGCTGAAGCATTATTACGGATACGGGTACGAGGAGATCGGGGAGATGCTGGATATTCCTGCTGGAACCGCGAAATCACGTGTAGCTGCCGGATTGGGCCAGCTGCGGAAGGAGCTGAATGATGATGAGATTTAA
- a CDS encoding MBL fold metallo-hydrolase encodes MMLNIRSYNLGALQTNAYLLTGADPKRGVIIDPGANPAALLRAAEGIEIEAILLTHAHFDHIAGLDEVRKAKKSPVYIHPLESGWLGSPKLNGSLLWPETTPPVSTDPAEYDLAEGQTLNLLGLTFRVLHTPGHSPGSVSFLCGSDLFSGDVLFKMGVGRTDLPGGRERDLIDSIRGKLYRLDEEVRVFPGHGPRTSIGYEKLHNPYVPA; translated from the coding sequence GTGATGCTGAATATCCGTTCTTATAATCTGGGGGCACTCCAGACGAATGCTTATCTGCTGACCGGAGCAGACCCAAAGCGCGGTGTGATTATTGATCCGGGGGCCAATCCTGCGGCACTGCTCCGTGCGGCGGAGGGGATTGAGATTGAGGCGATTCTGCTGACCCACGCCCACTTCGACCATATCGCCGGACTGGATGAGGTGCGCAAAGCCAAGAAAAGTCCGGTATACATCCATCCGCTGGAGAGCGGGTGGCTGGGCAGTCCGAAGCTGAACGGCTCGCTGCTGTGGCCTGAGACCACGCCTCCGGTCAGCACTGATCCGGCAGAATATGATCTGGCTGAAGGCCAGACCCTGAATCTGCTTGGACTTACCTTCCGCGTGCTGCATACGCCCGGGCATTCCCCGGGAAGCGTCAGCTTCCTGTGCGGCAGCGATTTATTCTCCGGCGATGTCCTGTTCAAAATGGGCGTGGGCCGCACGGATCTTCCCGGAGGCAGAGAGCGTGATCTGATTGACTCCATCCGCGGCAAGCTCTACCGGCTGGATGAGGAAGTAAGGGTGTTCCCCGGCCACGGGCCGCGGACATCCATTGGTTATGAGAAGCTCCACAATCCGTATGTCCCGGCATAA
- a CDS encoding ABC transporter ATP-binding protein translates to MPLLEVTDLRKTYGGQPSVDGISFSVEAGRCVALLGPNGAGKTTTLRMLAGLLPQTSGTVSFGGGTPGEDYRRYLGYLPQAPAFYNWMSGLEYLRFSAKLSGMSSREAAAASAAVLERVGLTAAARRRIGGYSGGMKQRLGLAQALVHRPRLLLLDEPVSALDPIGRREVMELLREIREETTVILSTHVLHDAEEMCDEVILMNRGRIAEQGTLARLRAEYSLPVIRLATVKEDRAVRWLEELGNRAFVEAAEVSDGKALLNVSDIELARRTILLEAAELDIPLLQFEAGSSTLEELFMKVVGA, encoded by the coding sequence ATGCCGCTGCTTGAGGTTACGGATCTGCGCAAGACCTATGGCGGGCAGCCCTCCGTGGACGGAATCAGCTTCAGCGTTGAAGCCGGCCGCTGTGTCGCTCTGCTGGGGCCGAACGGAGCGGGGAAGACGACGACACTGCGTATGCTTGCCGGTCTGCTGCCACAGACATCGGGCACGGTCAGCTTCGGCGGGGGAACCCCGGGAGAGGACTACCGCCGGTATCTGGGTTATCTGCCGCAGGCCCCGGCCTTCTATAACTGGATGAGCGGGCTGGAGTATCTAAGGTTCTCTGCCAAGCTGAGCGGCATGAGTTCCCGGGAAGCGGCGGCGGCATCGGCCGCTGTACTGGAGCGGGTGGGGCTTACGGCTGCGGCCCGCCGCCGGATCGGCGGGTATTCCGGCGGGATGAAGCAGCGCCTGGGGCTGGCTCAAGCTCTGGTGCACCGCCCGCGCTTGCTGCTGCTTGACGAGCCGGTCTCCGCGCTGGACCCTATCGGACGCCGCGAAGTAATGGAGCTGCTGCGGGAGATCCGCGAAGAGACGACCGTGATTCTCTCCACGCATGTGCTGCATGATGCGGAGGAGATGTGCGATGAGGTCATATTGATGAACCGGGGACGCATCGCCGAGCAGGGAACACTAGCCCGTCTCCGTGCGGAATACAGCCTTCCGGTGATCAGGCTGGCCACCGTCAAGGAAGACCGGGCTGTCCGGTGGCTGGAGGAGCTGGGGAACAGAGCTTTTGTTGAGGCGGCAGAAGTGTCGGACGGGAAGGCGCTGCTGAACGTAAGCGATATTGAGCTTGCGCGCCGGACCATTCTGCTGGAAGCGGCGGAGCTGGATATTCCCCTGCTGC
- a CDS encoding PLD nuclease N-terminal domain-containing protein: protein MNDINWGLIGPLLALQLLLAVIGLISLAKAEQVRGPRWMWVLFLVFGNLLGSIAYFTLGRRDL from the coding sequence ATGAATGATATCAATTGGGGATTGATTGGCCCGCTGCTGGCTCTGCAGCTTTTGCTTGCGGTGATCGGGCTGATCTCACTGGCGAAGGCGGAGCAGGTGCGGGGGCCGAGATGGATGTGGGTCCTGTTCCTGGTCTTTGGCAACCTGCTCGGCAGCATCGCCTACTTCACGCTGGGCAGGAGGGATCTGTGA
- a CDS encoding O-antigen ligase family protein yields MSRSERRRTRLIAIAGGLALFAALLGACALRGFFFAGEMYRFLTLWFAWCGGVALLVSAGQMREWSGKKDVRRAASRAQASGTREGDMRAQGNIERASAETEVAGLSGGERLVTGGGGNGAVFGCADDARTSAMFDGVEEVGRTAVLGGADETGNGARLGGAVEAGSGAKLAGADEVRGKNGRIPGDGGSRGLGRHWTAWVLPGCCLVIFLLYVIHMLGAPISSQGTLNELLRWGFYGSFTVFAVLAAGDRRGLVVLAVLWHLTGLLISLSALLAVCGVLPLPYAVAYTESPGVSATGARLGGLLEYPNALGAVMAVYLLERLFAAAYSFGPAAGRVAAPPWLTAARLSPLFPYAAALLLSESRGAWLAAATAGAAALLPKRHLFVPLLMNGAAPVAAAALLYRQLARAGLAAEPLPGLLALAGLWAGAVLAGLWLYRRCGRAAGRDRAAALALAAACWTAAASAVLLLVRARITGPSPTAAARGLFYRDAWRLAAEAPWLGRGGETWRQAYLSAQSRPYVGSQVHSGYLDTLLNLGVAGLMVILLLLLAAGWLIAKASPRLLPPLLVMILHSAVDFDWSYGLFWLLLLLLPAWALAEKNSRADAPGRLPRTTERSRLTPATPPVPDPSALPYPGFNAAAEGALPAPLDDHASSSASPSGSAVPAKRTAHTRSSIPVQLWNWQHQSRQAALLALCGAAILCSGLSYRAMRGADLFKQAVHESQPAAQAALLQQSLKWNPRQPQAAIALSRLLPEEQGTDLLLRSLKYSPRNAALQWELAADDLRSGHPGEALYWVRRSQQADPFNAARRVSALQGMLDQGKRSLAAGDRATAADSAAAGLELLRQYRLLAAREESKGAQHNDRGFAFLPQADEIYRQLRQLHKQSMLAEPPRFTATTTGQ; encoded by the coding sequence ATGAGCAGATCTGAGCGGCGGAGAACTAGATTGATTGCGATAGCGGGCGGCTTGGCGTTGTTTGCGGCGCTGCTGGGGGCTTGTGCGCTTCGGGGGTTCTTTTTCGCCGGGGAAATGTATCGGTTCCTGACCCTATGGTTTGCATGGTGCGGAGGCGTGGCGTTACTGGTGAGTGCAGGGCAGATGCGGGAATGGTCCGGGAAGAAGGACGTCAGGAGGGCAGCGAGTCGGGCTCAGGCGTCAGGTACAAGGGAAGGGGATATGCGGGCGCAAGGTAATATAGAGCGTGCATCGGCAGAGACAGAAGTTGCCGGATTGAGCGGAGGGGAGCGGCTGGTTACTGGCGGGGGCGGGAACGGAGCGGTATTTGGATGTGCTGATGACGCCAGGACCAGTGCGATGTTTGATGGTGTTGAAGAGGTCGGGAGAACTGCGGTGCTTGGAGGTGCTGATGAGACCGGAAACGGTGCGAGGCTTGGAGGTGCTGTTGAGGCCGGGAGCGGTGCCAAGCTTGCAGGTGCTGATGAGGTAAGGGGGAAGAACGGGCGGATACCGGGTGATGGTGGAAGTCGCGGTCTGGGACGGCACTGGACGGCTTGGGTATTGCCGGGCTGCTGCCTTGTAATCTTTCTGCTGTACGTTATCCATATGCTGGGTGCTCCTATTTCCTCACAGGGAACCTTGAATGAGCTATTGCGCTGGGGATTCTATGGCAGCTTTACGGTATTCGCTGTGCTTGCTGCGGGAGACCGCCGGGGACTGGTTGTGCTGGCTGTGCTCTGGCATCTGACCGGACTGCTCATTAGCCTAAGTGCGCTATTGGCCGTCTGCGGCGTTCTGCCGCTCCCTTATGCAGTTGCCTATACGGAGTCCCCCGGGGTCAGTGCAACTGGGGCAAGATTGGGGGGCCTGCTTGAGTATCCCAATGCTCTGGGCGCGGTGATGGCGGTGTATCTGCTGGAGCGGCTGTTCGCGGCCGCTTATAGCTTCGGGCCGGCTGCGGGGCGCGTTGCCGCCCCGCCATGGCTCACAGCGGCGCGTCTCTCGCCGCTGTTCCCGTACGCCGCCGCGCTGCTCCTCAGCGAGTCGCGCGGCGCGTGGCTGGCTGCGGCTACCGCCGGCGCCGCAGCCCTGCTCCCGAAGCGGCACCTGTTCGTGCCGCTTCTCATGAACGGCGCCGCGCCCGTGGCCGCCGCGGCGCTGCTCTACCGCCAGCTGGCCCGGGCCGGGCTGGCGGCAGAGCCGTTGCCCGGCCTGCTGGCGCTGGCCGGGCTCTGGGCCGGCGCGGTGCTGGCCGGCCTGTGGCTGTACCGCCGCTGCGGCCGCGCGGCGGGCAGGGACCGCGCCGCCGCGCTGGCACTGGCGGCGGCTTGCTGGACGGCGGCGGCCAGCGCCGTCCTCCTGCTGGTACGCGCGCGGATCACGGGGCCGTCCCCGACAGCCGCCGCGCGCGGACTGTTCTACCGCGACGCCTGGAGGCTCGCGGCAGAGGCGCCCTGGCTGGGGCGCGGGGGCGAGACCTGGCGGCAGGCCTACCTGTCCGCCCAGTCCCGCCCCTATGTCGGCAGCCAGGTGCACAGCGGGTACCTCGACACCCTGCTGAATCTGGGAGTCGCCGGTCTAATGGTGATCCTCCTGCTGCTGCTGGCCGCAGGCTGGCTGATCGCCAAGGCCTCGCCACGGCTGCTGCCGCCGCTGCTGGTAATGATTCTGCATAGCGCCGTCGATTTCGACTGGAGCTATGGTCTGTTCTGGCTGCTGCTGTTGCTGCTGCCAGCCTGGGCATTGGCGGAGAAGAACAGCCGGGCCGATGCCCCGGGCAGGCTTCCACGGACCACGGAACGCAGCCGGTTGACGCCAGCAACCCCGCCGGTTCCAGATCCATCCGCACTTCCTTATCCGGGATTCAACGCCGCAGCAGAGGGTGCGCTACCTGCACCTTTGGATGATCATGCTTCATCCAGTGCTTCCCCGTCCGGTTCTGCGGTTCCGGCCAAGCGAACCGCTCACACCCGCAGCTCGATCCCCGTTCAGCTATGGAATTGGCAGCACCAATCGAGACAAGCAGCACTCCTTGCCCTCTGCGGAGCAGCCATCCTGTGCAGCGGGCTGTCCTACCGGGCGATGCGGGGAGCTGACTTGTTCAAGCAGGCGGTCCATGAGTCACAGCCTGCTGCACAAGCGGCATTATTACAGCAATCGCTTAAGTGGAATCCCAGACAGCCGCAGGCAGCCATTGCTCTATCGCGGCTGCTTCCGGAAGAGCAGGGAACAGACCTGCTGCTGCGGAGCCTGAAGTATTCTCCGCGCAATGCTGCCCTGCAATGGGAGCTTGCCGCAGATGATCTGCGGAGCGGGCATCCGGGGGAGGCGCTCTACTGGGTCCGCCGGAGCCAGCAGGCCGATCCGTTCAACGCCGCCCGCAGGGTGTCAGCGCTGCAAGGAATGCTGGACCAGGGCAAGCGCAGCCTAGCCGCAGGCGATAGAGCTACAGCGGCAGACAGTGCGGCCGCGGGGCTGGAGCTGCTGCGGCAATACCGCCTGCTGGCCGCCAGGGAAGAGAGCAAAGGAGCGCAGCATAATGACCGAGGCTTTGCCTTTCTGCCGCAGGCGGATGAAATTTACCGGCAGCTTAGACAGCTACATAAGCAGTCCATGCTCGCAGAGCCGCCCCGTTTCACGGCAACCACGACGGGCCAATAA
- a CDS encoding DedA family protein, whose product MHFISNIVSQLFEWIQSLGYFGIMIGLMIEVIPSEIVLAYGGYLVSQGDINFFGAVLFGTVGGVVAQIFVYWIGRYGGRPVLEKYGKYIFISKKHIDHSEEWFQKYGTGVIFTARFIPVVRHAISVPAGISRMHLGRFTLLTTLAVIPWSVLFVYLGYTLGDRWETIDEVAAKYTHEIILAAIAVIVLYFLFKWYKSKKKGSAA is encoded by the coding sequence TTGCACTTTATATCCAATATCGTTTCACAGCTGTTTGAATGGATTCAGTCTCTAGGGTACTTCGGCATTATGATCGGCCTGATGATTGAAGTCATTCCAAGCGAGATTGTGCTGGCTTACGGCGGGTATTTAGTCTCACAGGGGGATATTAATTTTTTTGGCGCCGTGCTGTTCGGTACCGTTGGGGGAGTAGTCGCCCAGATCTTCGTCTATTGGATTGGCCGTTACGGCGGCAGGCCTGTGCTGGAGAAGTACGGCAAGTACATCTTCATCTCCAAAAAGCATATTGACCATTCCGAGGAATGGTTCCAGAAGTACGGCACCGGCGTGATCTTCACCGCGCGCTTCATCCCGGTTGTCCGCCATGCGATCTCGGTTCCGGCCGGCATCTCCCGGATGCACCTGGGCAGATTTACGCTGCTGACTACCCTTGCCGTGATCCCGTGGAGCGTATTGTTTGTCTATCTGGGGTATACGCTGGGAGACAGATGGGAGACGATTGACGAGGTCGCAGCCAAGTATACGCATGAGATTATTCTTGCCGCCATTGCGGTAATTGTTCTATACTTCCTGTTCAAGTGGTACAAATCCAAGAAGAAAGGTAGTGCAGCATGA
- a CDS encoding SdpI family protein codes for MANFKWKWQDTLIVMLGLLSLGYALVNYGKLPDQLPSHIGITGKVDQYWSKGSVVGLFSFLGLIFPFAMQFIRNFDPKSENYNKFQGAYKMVRLAVAVVCDGALVLSVNHGLNEQFAAGKWATAGLGLMLAVIGNFMPQIRDNYFIGIRTPWTLANPVVWQRTHRFSGKIWVAGGVLLALAAFMPGALSPGTVIAALIIIALVPVVYSWMISRGAKA; via the coding sequence ATGGCGAACTTCAAATGGAAATGGCAGGACACACTGATCGTTATGCTGGGACTACTCTCCCTGGGCTATGCGCTGGTGAATTACGGAAAGCTGCCGGATCAGCTTCCGTCCCACATCGGCATCACCGGCAAGGTCGACCAATACTGGAGTAAGGGTTCGGTTGTTGGCTTGTTTTCTTTTCTGGGATTGATATTCCCGTTTGCCATGCAGTTTATCCGCAATTTCGATCCCAAGAGCGAGAACTACAATAAGTTCCAGGGTGCATACAAAATGGTCCGTCTTGCAGTTGCCGTAGTCTGCGATGGTGCGCTTGTACTGTCAGTCAACCACGGGCTGAACGAGCAATTCGCTGCCGGAAAATGGGCTACGGCAGGCCTCGGGCTGATGCTGGCTGTCATCGGAAACTTCATGCCGCAGATCAGGGATAACTATTTCATCGGCATCCGCACGCCCTGGACCCTGGCGAATCCTGTGGTCTGGCAAAGAACCCACCGTTTCTCAGGAAAAATATGGGTAGCAGGCGGAGTGCTGCTTGCACTTGCGGCCTTCATGCCCGGAGCCCTGTCGCCCGGCACGGTTATCGCCGCGCTGATCATTATCGCCTTGGTTCCGGTTGTGTACTCGTGGATGATCTCACGGGGGGCCAAGGCTTAA
- a CDS encoding autorepressor SdpR family transcription factor, with the protein MNESFKALADPTRRQILKLLREKDRTAGEIADFFNMSKPSISHHLNALKHAGLIQDERKGQFILYSLDSTVLEEVLGWFLELTGTFKGSADKPKAGFEDSSPKGKSNPGTILNMEDES; encoded by the coding sequence TTGAATGAATCGTTCAAAGCACTCGCTGACCCGACCCGGAGACAGATTCTCAAGCTGCTGCGTGAAAAGGACCGGACGGCCGGGGAAATTGCCGATTTTTTCAATATGTCCAAACCCAGTATCTCTCACCATCTGAATGCGCTGAAGCATGCCGGACTGATCCAGGATGAGCGGAAAGGCCAATTTATTCTGTACTCCCTGGACTCTACGGTGCTTGAAGAGGTGCTTGGCTGGTTTCTGGAATTAACGGGTACATTCAAGGGCAGCGCGGACAAACCGAAAGCTGGCTTCGAAGACTCAAGTCCCAAGGGTAAAAGCAACCCGGGCACTATTCTAAACATGGAGGATGAATCATAA